The region CCTGAACTCGCCGGAAACCCCCTTGTTTTCCAAGGGATTCGAACTCTATGGACTGTTCGAGGCGCGCCAGGCCATCCGCGATGCCGGCTATGTGCTGGTGACGGAAGGCTATATGGACGTGGTGGCACTGGCGCAAATGGGTTTCCCGCAAGCGGTGGCGACGCTGGGCACGGCGTGCACGCCCACCCACGTGCAAAAACTGCTGCGCCAGACCGACAGCGTGATCTTCAGTTTCGATGGCGACAAGGCCGGTCGCCGCGCCGCGCGCCGCGCGCTGGAAGCGAGCCTGGCCCACGTGTCGGACAACAAGACGATCAAGTTCCTGTTCTTGCCGTCCGAACATGATCCGGACAGCTACATCCGCGAATTTGGCACCGAAGGCTTCGAGCAGCAGGTGCATGAAGCCATGCCGCTGTCGCAATTCCTGCTCAAGGAAGTGTCGGGCGAGCATGACCTGTCGGAGCCGGAAGGGCGCGCGCGCGTGCAGTTCGACGCCAAGCCGCTGCTGCAGCTGATGGCGCCGTCATCGTTGCGGCTGCAGATCGTGCGCGGCCTGGCGCAGCTGACGCAGTCCACGCCGGCCGAAATCGAAGGCTTGTTCGAGCTGGCGAAACCTGTTGCCCTGGCGCATCGCGCGCCGCCGAAATCGGGCCGTCCCGTGCCGGTCGGGCTGGAATTGAAGATCATGCGCATGCTGGTGGCGCATCCGCCGCTGACCCTGCGCGTCGATGAGGCGGCGCTGGCCGCCTTCCAGCACCTGGGGCCCGATGCGGCGCACAGCCTGGGGCAGCTGGTGGCCGTGGGCCAGGCGCTCGGCGAGCACGGCAGTTTTGCCGCGCTGGCGCAGCAGTTGAAGGAGCTGGGCAGCGAATACGACGAGATCATCGGCGAGATCGCGGCCGGCACGGAATCCGATTACGACAGCGAATTGTCGTGGCTGGTCAGCACCATACGCGAGATCAAATTGAATGCCTTGAAGGCGGAATTGCAGCAATTGTTTGCCTCGGGTTTGCCATCCGAGAAAATTGGTGTACGCTACCGCGAAATCATGCAGGAGCAGGGGGCGCTGGAGCGCGAACGCGATGCCGAGTTGGTGAATCGCTAATCTTGCCCTGAGGGTATGGCGCGCACTGGAAAAACATTTTTCGCGTGCTATAATTAAATGCTAAGTATTGTGTGCTTTGGCAAGCTAGTTCTGTTTCGTAAATAGTATTTGTTTTCAGTAAGTTAGGCTCTTGATCGGCGCGGAAGATCGTGTCGGCAGCCAGGGCCAACTGGCGTTTTCGGCGTTGCAGGCAAGGCTTGCAGACGCTGGCAAGCCGCGCCAGGCTCTCGCTCCCAACGCGGTCGGATGCAGAATTTTCTGCCGAACACGGCTGGCGACAGTCGGTGGACAGGAAGTGCTGCGTATCCCGCGGATCGTGGCCGATGAGGTGTAAGTAACGTAACAGTGTCGAATTTGCGTAGTCGGCAGGTTCGAAGATGGTGGTTCCCGCAGGTAGACAGGGAACTGGCAGCAAACTTTATCCTAATCCACCGTAAAGCAAGTCGTTGTGTAATCGAAAGCGCCTGTGCCAATCAAGAAACCCGAATCCAAAGCGGCTGTAAAGCCCACTAAAGTTACCACGAAAGCCGAAAAGGCGCTCGACCGGCCAGAAGCGCGCGTGACCAGCGCGCCCGTGGTCAGCCAGACGACCGACGCCGCCACGCTGGCCGCGATCGATACGTCCGGATATGTCTTGCCGTCGGTAAAAGTGCCAGGCCGCCGCGGCCGCAAGCCTAAAGAATTCCAGCCAGAAAATGATGAAGTCGCCGCGCTGAATGCCGTCGAGCGGGCCGAACTGAAGGCTGTCGACAAGGCCAAGGCCAAGGATCGCAAGGCGAAGGAGCGCGCGCTGCTGAAGGACGCCTTCTCGTCCGACACGGAAGCGAGCGAGGAAGAACTCGAGCGCCGGCGCCAGAAACTCAAGACCCTGATCAAGTTCGGCAAGGAACGCGGTTTCCTCACCTACGCCGAAATCAACGATCACTTGCCCGAAAATATCGTCGATCCGGAAGCCATCGAAGGCATCATCGGCACCTTCAACGACATGGGCATCGCCGTCTACGAGCACGCGCCCGATGCGGAAACGTTGTTGCTGTCGGATAACGTTGCCGTTGTCACCAGCGACGACGAGGCGGAAGCTGCCGCCGAGGCCGCATTGTCGACCGTCGATTCCGATTTCGGCCGCACCACCGATCCCGTGCGCATGTATATGCGCGAGATGGGCTCGGTCGAGCTGCTGACGCGCGAAGGCGAGATCGAGATCGCCAAGCGCATCGAAGATGGCTTGAAGGACATGATCCAGGCCATCTCGGCTTGCCCCGTGACGATCGCCGAAATCATCGCCGCCGCCGACCGCATCGCCAACGAAGAGATCAAGATCGACGAAATCGTCGATGGCCTCGTCGATGAAAACGAGCCGGTCGCCGCTGCCCCTGTCGTGTCCGCTCCCGTCGAGGAAGACGAGGAAGAGGGCGAGGCGGAAGAAGAGGAAGGGGAAGAAGAGGAAGAAGCGAGCGCGTCAGGCGCCGCCGGCTTCTCCGCCGAACAGCTGGAAACGCTGAAACGCACGGCACTGGAGAAATTCGCCGTCATTTCTCAGCAATTCGACAAGATGCGCCGCGCCTTCGAAAAAGAAGGCTACAACTCGAAACCGTACGCCAAGGCGCAGGAAGCCATTTCGCAAGAGTTGCTGGGCATCCGCTTCACGGCCAAGGTGGTGGAAAAGCTGTGCGACACCCTGCGTGGCCAGGTCGACGAAGTGCGCCATATCGAGAAGCAGATCCTCGACGTGGCCGTGAACCGCTGCGGCATGCCGCGCGCCCACTTCATCAAGGTCTTCCCCGGCAATGAAACCAATCTCGACTGGGTCGATGGCGAAGTCAACGCCGGACATGCGTACAGCGCCATCCTGGGCCGCAACATTCCGACCGTCAAGGAACTGCAGCAGCGCTTGATCGACCTGCAAGCGCGCGTCGTGCTGCCGCTGCCGGACTTGCGCAACATCAACCGCCAGATGGCGGCCGGTGAAATGAAGGCGCGCAAGGCCAAGCGCGAAATGACGGAGGCCAACTTGCGCCTGGTCATCTCGATCGCCAAGAAATACACGAACCGCGGCCTGCAATTCCTCGATCTGATCCAGGAAGGCAATATCGGCCTGATGAAGGCCGTCGACAAGTTCGAGTACCGCCGCGGCTACAAGTTCTCGACCTATGCGACCTGGTGGATCCGCCAGGCCATCACGCGCTCGATCGCCGACCAGGCGCGCACGATCCGCATTCCCGTGCACATGATCGAGACGATCAACAAGATGAACCGGATTTCCCGCCAGATCCTGCAGGAAACAGGCGCGGAACCCGATCCGGCCACCCTGGCGATCAAGATGGAGATGCCCGAGGACAAGATCCGCAAGATCATGAAAATCGCCAAGGAACCGATCTCGATGGAAACGCCGATCGGCGACGACGACGATTCCCACCTGGGCGACTTCATCGAGGACAACAACACGCTGGCGCCGGCCGACGCGGCCCTGCATGCCTCGATGCGCGGCGTGGTCAAGGACGTGCTCGATTCCCTGACGCCGCGCGAAGCGAAAGTGCTGCGCATGCGTTTCGGCATCGAGATGTCCACCGACCATACGCTGGAAGAAGTGGGCAAGCAATTTGACGTGACGCGCGAGCGCATCCGCCAGATCGAAGCGAAGGCGCTGCGCAAGCTGCGCCACCCATCGCGCTCCGACAAGCTGAAAAGCTTCTTGGAAGGCAACTAGACGCCAATAGGGCTTGACGTGCGCCCCTGATACCCCTATCCTCGCGTGTCCGTTTCCAAAACGGCCGCGCGAGGCGGGCATCAAGAGCGCCGCCCCGCCGCAGTCCCCGGGCCTCTAGCTCATGCTTGGTTAGAGCAGCGGACTCATAATCCGTTGGTGCCGTGTTCGACTCACGGGAGGCCCACCAGAATTTAGCAGGAATAGAACGAGCCCCGGCGGGCAACTGCCGGGGCTTTTTTCATGCTGTCGTACAATCGCGGCATGGCGATTTGATGAAAGATGAAACGAGATGACGGCTGAAGTGACGATTGAAGATGTCGTGGTGGGCGATGGCAAGGCGGCGGCACGCGGCGCGCTGATCACGGCGCATTACCGGGGCTGGCTGGAAGATGGCACGGAGTTTGATTCGTCGCACCGGCGCGGCGAGCCTTTCCGCTGCGTGTTGAGCAATAACAAGGTGATCCAGGGCTGGATACTGGGTTTGCAAGGCATGCAGGTCGGTGGCACGCGCAAGCTGTGGGTGCCGGCGCAGCTGGCATATGGCGAGCGGCAGGTGGGATTGATTCCGCCGAATGCCAATTTGATGTTCGAGATTGCATTGCTGGAAGTGCTGACGCGCGACTGATGTGTAGGCGCGCAGTCAGGCGGGCAGCACATCGGCTTTCATGCCGGTTTTCTGCATGAGCAGCCGCTCGATATCGGTGCGCAGCGCCTGTTGCGTGGGGAAATTTGCATAGCGCAAGGTGACATAGCCCGCCTGCCTCAGCATGGCGTCGCGCTCCCGATCCTGGCGCGCGCGGCCGGCGTGGCTGCGGTCGTCGAGCTCGATTACGGCGATGACGTGCAGTTGCTGGCTGCACAGGACAAAATCGGCGACCTTGCGGTCGAAACGGTTTCTGTTGGCCCAGCCTTTTGCCGTCACCAGCGCGGAAAACGCCACTTGCGCCAGTACCGTGCATTCCGGCAAGGCCGCCTGCAGCAGGCGGTACATCCGCTGCTCGCGCGCCGTCATGACGGGTTTTCTTTGCAGCCGCAGCAGCATACGGGACTTACTGTTCCCGCGCATGGCCAGCATGGCAAGGAGCAGGAGCAGTGCCGCGATGGCGATCAGGACGGTGTAGGGCGGCATGGGCTGGCACCAGGATGGAAAATCCTGATAGTACGCGAGAAGCGGCGTGTTTTCGTGCCGCGCCAGCGTATTTCAGGCGGTGCGCTTGTCGCCGATCAAGCCCGTTTCAGCTTGACCGGCAGCGCGTCGAGCACCGGCACGATGTCATGCAGGCTGGCTACTTCATAGGTCGGCGTGGCGGCCGAGGTATTGGCCATGCGGTCCGGGTTGAACCAGCAGCTGTCGATGCCATAGCGGTTGGCGCCGAGGATGTCGGCGTCGAGCCGGTCGCCGATGATGATGGCCGCGTCCTTGCTGAACGGGCGCGCCATGTTGGCGGCATAGTCGAAAAAGCGTACATCGGGCTTGGCATGCCCGCACGCTTCGGAGGTGGCGACGAAGGAAATGTAGTCGCTCAGGCCGGATGCGGCGATGCGCCGGTTCTGGATGGCTTCGACGCCGTTGGTGATGATGCCCACTTCGCCGATGGCTGACAGGGCTTCGCAGACTTGTCTGGCGCCATCGATGAGCACGACCGTGTCGGGCAGGGAGTCCAGATACAGGCGGCTGGCCAGTTCCGGGTCCAGGTCGATGGCGTTTTCCTGGAAGGACTTGCGGAAGCGTTCCACTTTCAGGAAGTCCTTGGTCACGGTGCCGGTTTCGAAACGTTTCCACAGATCGACATTGATTTCCTGGTAGCGCGTAAACAGGGCATCGATGCCGTCGCGCAAGCCCAGGGTCTGCATGGTGTGCAGGAACGAGCGTTTTTCGGACGCCCTGAAATCGAGTAGGGTATCGTCTAGGTCAAACAGGAATAAGCTGTACTTCATGGCGTGTCTTGAAAGCGGTGGATCCATCTTGCATGGTAGCACGTACTGATGAGTCCGGATGGCTGTCCCACGCACGGGACGCCTGTCTGCGGGGCCGTGCGATCGGCTACAATCGCCGCCACCCGTGTGCCTTGTTTATTTCCCATGATCCTGACCACCGACGCTTGCCGGCCGCTCCAGCTTGAGCCGGACTGGCCATTTTTCGATGCCGATTTTCATGTCACGGCACAGATGCGGGCACAGGTGCGCGCGCTCACGCCAGACGCCGCGGCGCGGCTGTGGACGCGCCATGTCTCTGCGCATCCGGACGAGACCCATCCGATGCATTTATCCAGCGGACATCGCCTGGGCCCGACGGTTTGCGGACCGGATTGGCAAGCGGAGTTCGATGCCGTGTCCTTCGAGCATCCTGCGTCACAGGGCAGCGTGGCCGCATTTCTCATCGGCCATTTCCATGGCGTCGTCGCAGACCCCCTCTTTTTCATCGCCAGCCGGTCGCTCGCCTATGTGCTGACGCGAGCCGCGCTTGCCGCATGCTGGCCTTGCCTGTTGACCCTGTCCGATGAAGGGCCATTGCTGTACCAGCCGGTCACGGGAAAGTTCGTCTGGTTTCGGCCGCACGGGGCGTTGGCGGCTGGCGGCGACAAACTGGCGGCCGTTTAGGCGCTGCAGCAGCTGCTTGCCGTGTCATGGCCGTCATGGGAAACCGGCAGCGCGAACGGCTTCATTCGACCACCGCATAGCGCTCCGGGCGATTCGACGGTCCCGCCGCCGAACGGCCAAAGTGAATCACGCGGGCGCCGGGTTTGTGGTTGCGCCGCTGGTCGAAAATTTCGATGCCGCCGGGTACCTGGCGGATAAACAGCGCGGCATGGTTGCCATGCCGCAGATGTTGATAGCGACCGTTGACGAAGGTGGCAATCACCGTGCCTTTCACAATGCCCCCTTTTTTCAGCAGGTCGGGCACGCTGGCACCTTCGCGCCATAGTGAGGAGGCCCGGGCGCCAGCGAGATGCTGGACCAGGGTGTCGCACTGTCCATTTTCCACGACTTCTTTTTGCCTGGCGTAATCGGCGCGCGCAATGTACGGCATGCAATTGCTCCCCGTGGTGGACGATGGCGCAAGCATGCGCCAGATGCGTGCGCGCGTCTTGATACGTACACGGAGAAATGCGCGGTATTGATGTGCATCATGGCAGCGTTTCAGCATGCCAGCCGTCTTACATCCCCACCCACCAGTTGAGCAGGGTTTCATCATCGTCGTCATCGAGGTTGACGTAGATGTTGGCGAAGTACCATTCCACGCCCGTCGTTTCGCGGAAGGCGTCGAAGGGGGCGTTGACGTTGTAGATGCCGTGGTGTCCCGGCACGCTGAAGGTCAGGTTGCCCTTGTACTGGCCATCCATGGTGCCGCCCAGCTGGCTTTGCACGTCGCGTTCGAGCTGCTCGACGGCGGCCTGGTCGACGGCATCGGCGTAGATCTGGATGCAGAAGTTGCCGCCGCGCTTCAAGACTTCGGCGCGGGCGAGCGGGTCGGCGATGCTGACGATGTCGCCGCGCGCCAGGTTCAGGGTCAGGCCTGGCGAGGCCAGCAGTTCGTAGACGTGCTCGTCGATCTGGCGCGCCGGCAGGGTTTCATACACGGGCCCGTCTTTATTTTCACCTGCCAGCACGCGGATGTGCGGCAGTCCTTCGCAATTGATCTCTTCCATTCCTGCTTTCATGATGCCTGGGCCAACCCCAGTACTGTGGTGTGTGGCAATATTGTACCGGGTACCTGTCGTTGGGCTAACGCAGAAGGGAATACGATGGAAAACGTGGTACAGGCGGGCGGCTGCTTGTGTGGCGCCGTGCGCTTCGAGGTGACGGGCGTGGGCGCCAATCCGCATGGCTGCGCCTGCCGTAATTGCCAGCGGCACACGGGGGCGCTGACGGCCGCGTGGGTGGAGTTTGCACGCGATCAAGTGCGCTGGACGGGCACGGCCGGCGCGCCGGCGAGGTACCGTTCTTCCGCTTATTCCAGCCGCGCCTTTTGCGTCACTTGCGGCAGCTCCATCGGCGCCATCGATGATGCGCCGACGGTGGCCTTGCTGGTGGGCAGTTTCGACGATCCCGGCCAGGCGGCGTTCGCGCCAGCGTATCACTCGTTCGAGGATGGCGTACCCGGCTGGTGGCCGAACGGCGTCGTCGCGGATTAAGCGTATTCGGCGGGTGCCACGGCGCGTTTCCAGCGCAGGTGGGCGATCACTTCGCGTCCGCGTGCCAGCATCGGTGTGTAGGTGCTCAGGTGCAAGATATCACCATCGAGGCGGGCTACGCGCTGTTGCACCTGGCCTATCCAGTTGGGGAACAGCGACAGCTCCACGCAGTGGCTGAGCAAGCCTAGTTGTTCATCGACGTGGTAGGGGCCGGAATAGCTGAGGTAAGCGCTCGCTGCATCGCGGAACTCGTCGGCGCTGGCCTGGTAGAGATCGCCACCCGGAAATGGCTTGCGGCCCCGGCGCATCAGCTGCGCGGCCATGTAGCCGTCCGGTGCATACAAGATGGTGCCTTGCGCATCCTCGCCCATCGGGTAGGAGGCGTGCGATTCTCCCACCGCAGTTTCCGTGTAGGACTGCAGTTGCCAGGTGCCGATCAATTGCGCGCGTAATGTGCCGCCCATCGCATACTCCTTGAGGTTGGTCAAAGTATGTTGCAGTGCACATTGAATCACAGGGATTATTTCCGTGCCGCACGTTTTAAATGGCTGGCGGACATGAAAAAAGCACGCCGCAGCGTGCTTGGGGGGGCATGGCCTGGCGCGTTCGCGCCGGGCTTAGAAGCGGTAGGTGGCGCTGATGCGCAGCACCGGGTAAGCCTTGAAATCCTTGACCTTGTCGGCCAGTTTTTCGTTTTCAGCGGCAACGTCCGTTTTCAGGGCGGCGCATACGAGCGGGTCGCAGCCGGTATTGCGCAGCGAGGTGCTTGGTGAACCCTGGAACAGCACGCCTATATCGCTGGAAATGCCCCAGCCGGCTTCTTTTACCGGGTTGCCCCAGCCGATGCCGATGTAGGGAGCGACCTTGCGGAAGTCGATGGTGCCGTCCAGCTGGCCTG is a window of Janthinobacterium sp. 1_2014MBL_MicDiv DNA encoding:
- a CDS encoding DUF4265 domain-containing protein, with the translated sequence MEEINCEGLPHIRVLAGENKDGPVYETLPARQIDEHVYELLASPGLTLNLARGDIVSIADPLARAEVLKRGGNFCIQIYADAVDQAAVEQLERDVQSQLGGTMDGQYKGNLTFSVPGHHGIYNVNAPFDAFRETTGVEWYFANIYVNLDDDDDETLLNWWVGM
- a CDS encoding GFA family protein, which codes for MENVVQAGGCLCGAVRFEVTGVGANPHGCACRNCQRHTGALTAAWVEFARDQVRWTGTAGAPARYRSSAYSSRAFCVTCGSSIGAIDDAPTVALLVGSFDDPGQAAFAPAYHSFEDGVPGWWPNGVVAD
- a CDS encoding YjjG family noncanonical pyrimidine nucleotidase, translating into MKYSLFLFDLDDTLLDFRASEKRSFLHTMQTLGLRDGIDALFTRYQEINVDLWKRFETGTVTKDFLKVERFRKSFQENAIDLDPELASRLYLDSLPDTVVLIDGARQVCEALSAIGEVGIITNGVEAIQNRRIAASGLSDYISFVATSEACGHAKPDVRFFDYAANMARPFSKDAAIIIGDRLDADILGANRYGIDSCWFNPDRMANTSAATPTYEVASLHDIVPVLDALPVKLKRA
- a CDS encoding DUF2947 family protein, translated to MILTTDACRPLQLEPDWPFFDADFHVTAQMRAQVRALTPDAAARLWTRHVSAHPDETHPMHLSSGHRLGPTVCGPDWQAEFDAVSFEHPASQGSVAAFLIGHFHGVVADPLFFIASRSLAYVLTRAALAACWPCLLTLSDEGPLLYQPVTGKFVWFRPHGALAAGGDKLAAV
- a CDS encoding lipocalin-like domain-containing protein, translated to MGGTLRAQLIGTWQLQSYTETAVGESHASYPMGEDAQGTILYAPDGYMAAQLMRRGRKPFPGGDLYQASADEFRDAASAYLSYSGPYHVDEQLGLLSHCVELSLFPNWIGQVQQRVARLDGDILHLSTYTPMLARGREVIAHLRWKRAVAPAEYA
- the dnaG gene encoding DNA primase, yielding MIPQSFISDLLNRVDIVDVVGRYVQLKKGGANFMGLCPFHSEKSPSFTVSPTKQFYHCFGCGAHGTSIGFLIEYSGMGFVDAVKDLAQNVGMVVPEADDKIPPAQRAQIQAQSLALSDAMTQACDYYRGQLRHAPEAIAYLKNRGLTGEVAARFGMGFAPGGWDNLRSVFPDYDVVALAEAGLVIDKVDEEGNNRKRYDRFRERIMFPIRNTKGQVIAFGGRVLDHGEPKYLNSPETPLFSKGFELYGLFEARQAIRDAGYVLVTEGYMDVVALAQMGFPQAVATLGTACTPTHVQKLLRQTDSVIFSFDGDKAGRRAARRALEASLAHVSDNKTIKFLFLPSEHDPDSYIREFGTEGFEQQVHEAMPLSQFLLKEVSGEHDLSEPEGRARVQFDAKPLLQLMAPSSLRLQIVRGLAQLTQSTPAEIEGLFELAKPVALAHRAPPKSGRPVPVGLELKIMRMLVAHPPLTLRVDEAALAAFQHLGPDAAHSLGQLVAVGQALGEHGSFAALAQQLKELGSEYDEIIGEIAAGTESDYDSELSWLVSTIREIKLNALKAELQQLFASGLPSEKIGVRYREIMQEQGALERERDAELVNR
- a CDS encoding FKBP-type peptidyl-prolyl cis-trans isomerase, with the protein product MTAEVTIEDVVVGDGKAAARGALITAHYRGWLEDGTEFDSSHRRGEPFRCVLSNNKVIQGWILGLQGMQVGGTRKLWVPAQLAYGERQVGLIPPNANLMFEIALLEVLTRD
- a CDS encoding BPSL0067 family protein, with amino-acid sequence MLKRCHDAHQYRAFLRVRIKTRARIWRMLAPSSTTGSNCMPYIARADYARQKEVVENGQCDTLVQHLAGARASSLWREGASVPDLLKKGGIVKGTVIATFVNGRYQHLRHGNHAALFIRQVPGGIEIFDQRRNHKPGARVIHFGRSAAGPSNRPERYAVVE
- a CDS encoding DUF2726 domain-containing protein, with translation MPPYTVLIAIAALLLLLAMLAMRGNSKSRMLLRLQRKPVMTAREQRMYRLLQAALPECTVLAQVAFSALVTAKGWANRNRFDRKVADFVLCSQQLHVIAVIELDDRSHAGRARQDRERDAMLRQAGYVTLRYANFPTQQALRTDIERLLMQKTGMKADVLPA
- the rpoD gene encoding RNA polymerase sigma factor RpoD; translated protein: MPIKKPESKAAVKPTKVTTKAEKALDRPEARVTSAPVVSQTTDAATLAAIDTSGYVLPSVKVPGRRGRKPKEFQPENDEVAALNAVERAELKAVDKAKAKDRKAKERALLKDAFSSDTEASEEELERRRQKLKTLIKFGKERGFLTYAEINDHLPENIVDPEAIEGIIGTFNDMGIAVYEHAPDAETLLLSDNVAVVTSDDEAEAAAEAALSTVDSDFGRTTDPVRMYMREMGSVELLTREGEIEIAKRIEDGLKDMIQAISACPVTIAEIIAAADRIANEEIKIDEIVDGLVDENEPVAAAPVVSAPVEEDEEEGEAEEEEGEEEEEASASGAAGFSAEQLETLKRTALEKFAVISQQFDKMRRAFEKEGYNSKPYAKAQEAISQELLGIRFTAKVVEKLCDTLRGQVDEVRHIEKQILDVAVNRCGMPRAHFIKVFPGNETNLDWVDGEVNAGHAYSAILGRNIPTVKELQQRLIDLQARVVLPLPDLRNINRQMAAGEMKARKAKREMTEANLRLVISIAKKYTNRGLQFLDLIQEGNIGLMKAVDKFEYRRGYKFSTYATWWIRQAITRSIADQARTIRIPVHMIETINKMNRISRQILQETGAEPDPATLAIKMEMPEDKIRKIMKIAKEPISMETPIGDDDDSHLGDFIEDNNTLAPADAALHASMRGVVKDVLDSLTPREAKVLRMRFGIEMSTDHTLEEVGKQFDVTRERIRQIEAKALRKLRHPSRSDKLKSFLEGN